One Littorina saxatilis isolate snail1 linkage group LG1, US_GU_Lsax_2.0, whole genome shotgun sequence genomic window carries:
- the LOC138965850 gene encoding uncharacterized protein: MPRAFLIKKKRADANAVATGEGEANNNNSDVQMMNSLTENKENLKELTRTHEDSGRKEERRTGESKHQEEMEEEEVSADYSSCDESRSSSHHFSGATRTSPVSEAESERHSLVHDSSVQQYPTDLSLKSTSSSPTLTHTPHRYALISSSTPSPHHPHHHSPVTVRSVVSEEGLQTNRSQPQPLPKPCKRPSDFSTEFLLNHHPTPKRRYSPTMPMPTSVVSSAFSPHGYPTAPVVSPRVTETFERRSGDDEGRRTGTNTHSQIPIIPSPSKYTPPCLSVSTWLENHHTTSAMVASAYQKCRNREDRVSTSSSVEPESPSGRESARCFPSPLGLRRDDGPSAFRRNDMKQVKDLSPRRRDFDMMKATSPRIVSPRSNDTSPTDRRVPSTSPRDSVFASPHEMLTSRGIHPGALSLSNMGELRRGTSTSPAHSERTSSGCGSPTDSPEGSPDQPPRYPADLPWGHTASSASPFLPYGLPAQSQHPFLPMGLRYLPGLPFPGVTKPGMSDPALSYPKALSDGITSAFRSTRPPFVHPAAAAYYSSLRGSMPYPFGFPSTEGVAKRSPVREVSDQDRLEMLRALKKGSFDPLAAFPSPTAPVSLQPTHIVPSGASVISPRLSPGSSSSARMEVTPGRSPDLCELPRGLSGVGSGVRGLALERGSLKPRSKEHEPVRYQCEACSKSYSTFSGLSKHKQFHCSAQVKKEFSCKYCDKTYVSLGALKMHIRTHTLPCKCNVCGKAFSRPWLLQGHLRTHTGEKPFSCQHCARAFADRSNLRAHLQTHSDVKKYSCRHCSKTFSRMSLLLKHEDGCVANSV, from the exons ATGCCTCGTGCGTTTTTGATTAAGAAGAAACGCGCGGATGCCAACGCTGTGGCGACTGGAGAGGGAGaagctaacaacaacaacagtgacGTGCAGATGATGAACAGTTTGACAGAGAACAAGGAAAACTTGAAGGAACTGACGAGAACACATGAAGACTCAGGAAGGAAGGAGGAGAGGAGAACGGGAGAGAGCAAGCACCAGGAGGAGATGGAGGAAGAGGAGGTGTCTGCAGACTACTCGTCCTGCGATGAATCCCGGTCATCGTCTCATCATTTTTCAG GTGCCACAAGAACGTCCCCAGTGTCCGAagcagagagtgagagacactcCCTTGTCCACGACTCGAGTGTCCAGCAGTACCCTACAGATCTCAGCCTCAAGTCCACCTCATCATCACCGACCCTCACTCACACTCCTCATCGTTACGCCTTGATCTCGTCATCCACACCCTCACCCCATCACCCTCATCACCATTCACCAGTTACCGTGAGATCAGTGGTGAGCGAAGAAGGACTTCAGACGAACCGCAGCCAGCCTCAGCCACTTCCCAAGCCTTGCAAGCGACCTTCAGACTTCAGCACAGAGTTTCTGTTGAATCATCACCCCACTCCTAAGAGGAGGTACTCCCCTACTATGCCGATGCCCACCAGCGTAGTATCTTCAGCATTCTCCCCTCACGGGTACCCGACTGCTCCCGTTGTTTCGCCCAGAGTCACAGAAACATTCGAGAGAAGAAGCGGGGATGACGAAGGACGCAGAACAGGAACGAACACGCACTCGCAGATCCCGATCATCCCCTCGCCTTCCAAGTACACGCCGCCTTGTTTGTCAGTCTCCACGTGGCTGGAGAACCACCATACAACCAGCGCCATGGTCGCTTCAGCCTATCAGAAGTGTCGTAACAGAGAAGACAGGGTTTCCACGTCGTCCTCCGTGGAGCCTGAGAGCCCGAGCGGTCGTGAGAGTGCTCGCTGCTTCCCTTCGCCGCTGGGTCTGAGGCGCGATGACGGCCCCTCCGCCTTCAGGAGAAACGACATGAAGCAAGTGAAGGACTTGTCGCCCAGAAGGAGAGACTTTGACATGATGAAGGCCACGTCACCCAGGATCGTATCTCCGAGGAGCAACGACACGTCTCCTACCGACAGACGTGTCCCTTCCACCTCTCCCAGAGACTCTGTGTTTGCGTCACCGCACGAGATGCTGACGTCACGCGGGATCCACCCCGGCGCTCTGTCGCTAAGCAATATGGGCGAGCTGAGACGCGGGACAAGCACGTCACCGGCACACAGCGAACGGACGTCGTCCGGGTGTGGATCCCCCACTGACAGTCCTGAGGGCAGCCCCGACCAGCCGCCCCGCTACCCTGCTGACCTGCCTTGGGGCCACACGGCTTCCTCAGCTTCTCCTTTCCTTCCATACGGCCTCCCAGCTCAGTCCCAGCACCCTTTCCTCCCCATGGGGCTTCGCTACCTCCCTGGCCTCCCCTTCCCTGGTGTAACCAAGCCTGGCATGTCAGACCCTGCCCTATCCTACCCAAAGGCTTTGTCTGACGGCATCACCTCAGCTTTCCGATCTACTCGTCCCCCGTTCGTGCACCCGGCTGCAGCCGCCTACTACTCCTCCCTCAGAGGTTCCATGCCCTACCCGTTCGGCTTCCCGTCAACGGAGGGCGTGGCCAAGAGGTCTCCAGTCCGGGAGGTGAGCGACCAGGACAGACTGGAGATGCTGAGAGCTCTGAAGAAAGGATCCTTCGATCCTCTGGCTGCGTTCCCTTCGCCCACAGCGCCTGTGTCTCTGCAGCCTACACACATCGTACCATCAGGCGCTTCGGTCATCTCCCCGCGTCTATCACcagggtcttcctcctcagccaGAATGGAAGTCACTCCAGGACGCTCTCCAGACCTCTGTGAGCTGCCCCGAGGGCTGAGCGGCGTAGGGTCTGGAGTTCGTGGTCTAGCACTGGAACGTGGAAGTTTGAAGCCGCGCAGCAAGGAGCACGAGCCGGTAAGGTACCAGTGCGAAGCCTGCAGCAAGAGCTACTCCACCTTCTCAGGGCTGTCCAAGCACAAGCAGTTCCACTGCTCGGCGCAGGTAAAGAAAGAGTTCAGCTGCAAGTACTGCGACAAGACCTACGTCTCCCTGGGCGCGCTCAAGATGCACATCCGCACGCACACGTTGCCGTGCAAGTGCAATGTGTGCGGCAAGGCGTTCTCCAGGCCCTGGCTGCTGCAGGGACACCTGAGGACACACACGGGAGAGAAACCCTTCTCCTGCCAGCACTGCGCCCGCGCCTTCGCCGACAGGTCCAACCTGCGCGCCCATCTGCAGACCCACTCGGACGTCAAGAAATACAGCTGCCGGCATTGCTCCAAGACCTTCTCCAGGATGTCGCTGCTCCTCAAGCACGAGGATGGCTGTGTCGCCAACAGCGTGTGA